The following proteins are co-located in the Branchiostoma lanceolatum isolate klBraLanc5 chromosome 16, klBraLanc5.hap2, whole genome shotgun sequence genome:
- the LOC136421689 gene encoding calcium-responsive transcription factor-like, whose amino-acid sequence MSSEEEQMQVVHHAITGVTEIVSAAGSTDGSVATGTIYQQDDTDRPVSVSQSSTSQPMEVVQIIPVSTEGNMGQMTVSGAVAQMIALNGSDGSQGQLYHVIPVSQSAVGQAQAPHMITVSQSHDSQENTHEHTDPDDHPQSTEIIHDLTQATTTLERLPPDGIAAVSLEKLSSDDVATITLMSPPPQQDLPDGCPPWAARLRGVEKIGDSFRGWVENDVELDLLLTYHKQQTQSFWGTRQSPTPGKPSTRLMWKSQYVPFDGIPFVNIGSRAIVQECQFGPRRKGIVAKKIGEQERNGKQGFKATCPARIYIKKVRKFPQFKVQLRHGMDRKALRQAQERAFRSLKESGLEHGGEERQYVQLPTPEAHQFHDEIQDHVLADFSVCNMEASSRLHPRVSSKIRELVASGMNEVYQVRKAVRKFVEKELFGGSDMVPERHNLSYFPTVNDIQNHVHLAQMAIERGELAVTTVSAPDTSLETAAAQHLQSQLWPVGCQPPGCGEGDADGPHTQTVTVTLTTNHGREHVVSQVETTMSDGTTLVSDSLTPETAQLLSALNPKIFQTQSEDEMARKESETTTQVNVDGAKGYDQQIGQSQLLIQDKISEQFCTNQTTHTIPLTVTNEHVEQTLPSQFLTNSSTVATATTNLLPTEETMTNISDLEDTVKVETQEQTSEQENPQPEEGKLL is encoded by the exons ATGTCCTCAGAAGAAGAACAGATGCAGGTTGTCCACCATGCCATCACAGGAGTGACAGAAATCGTGAGTGCAGCAGGCTCTACAGATGGCAGTGTGGCAACAGGGACTATATATCAGCAG GATGACACAGACAGACCTGTAAGTGTGAGTCAGTCCAGTACCAGCCAGCCCATGGAAGTGGTGCAGATCATTCCTGTCAGTACAGAGGGCAACATGGGACAGATGACTGTCAGTGGGGCTGTCGCTCAG ATGATAGCACTTAACGGCAGTGATGGGTCACAGGGTCAGCTGTATCATGTGATccctgtcagccaatcagcagTCGGCCAGGCCCAGGCCCCTCACATGATCACCGTCAGCCAATCACACGACTCCCAAGAGAACACTCATGAGCACACAG ATCCTGATGATCACCCTCAGTCTACAGAGATCATCCACGATCTAACCCAGGCCACCACCACACTGGAGAGACTTCCGCCCGACGGCATCGCTGCGGTCAGTCTAGAGAAGCTGTCGTCAGACGACGTAGCCACCATCACGCTGATGTCACCACCTCCTCAACAGGACCTTCCGGACGGGTGTCCCCCCTGGGCAGCTAGGTTACGTGGGGTGGAG AAAATCGGCGACTCTTTTCGCGGATGGGTTGAGAACGATGTAGAGCTTGACCTTCTCCTGACGTACCATAAACAGCAGACACAGAGCTTCTGGGGCACGCGACAGTCTCCAACACCAGGCAAACCCTCCACACGCCTCATGTGGAAGTCACAATATGTACCGTTTGATGGCATTCCATTTGTCAACATTG GGAGCAGAGCTATAGTACAAGAATGCCAATTTGGACCCAGGAGAAAAGGAATCGTGGCCAAGAAAATAGGAGAGCAGGAGAGGAATGGAAAACAGGGCTTCAAGGCGACTTGTCCCGCAAG AATCTATATCAAGAAGGTGCGTAAGTTTCCGCAGTTCAAAGTTCAGCTGAGACACGGCATGGACCGTAAGGCTCTGAGGCAGGCGCAGGAGAGAGCATTCCGCTCGCTGAAGGAGTCTGGACTGGAGCACGGAGGCGAGGAGAG ACAGTATGTACAGCTGCCCACTCCAGAGGCTCACCAGTTCCATGACGAGATTCAGGACCACGTTCTCGCAGACTTCTCCGTGTGCAACATGGAAGCCTCGTCACGACTTCACCCGCGCGTCTCCTCTAAGATCCGGGAACTGGTCGCGTCTGGTATGAATGAAGTGTACCAAGTCAGGAAAGCAGTAAG GAAGTTTGTGGAGAAGGAGTTGTTCGGTGGGAGCGACATGGTGCCCGAGCGACACAACCTGTCGTACTTCCCGACGGTGAACGACATCCAGAACCACGTGCACCTGGCGCAGATGGCCATCGAGCGCGGAGAACTCGCTGTCACTACG GTGTCTGCTCCAGACACCAGTTTAGAGACGGCGGCAGCGCAGCACTTACAGAGTCAGCTGTGGCCGGTGGGGTGTCAGCCCCcagggtgtggggagggggacgcAGACGGACCTCACACTCAGACAGTCACCGTCACACTTACAACCAACCATGGCAGAG AACATGTGGTATCCCAGGTAGAGACGACCATGAGTGACGGCACAACTCTTGTTAGCGACTCTCTCACACCAGAAACAGCCCAACTCCTGTCAGCTCTCAACCCCAAAATATTCCAAACACAG AGTGAAGATGAAATGGCCAGAAAGGAGTCGGAAACAACAACCCAAGTTAATGTCGACGGAGCAAAGGGCTACGACCAACAAATCGGCCAATCACAACTCCTGATACAGGACAAAATATCCGAACAGTTCTGCACCAATCAGACGACTCATACCATCCCACTTACGGTGACCAATGAGCACGTAGAACAGACCCTGCCCTCACAATTCTTGACCAATAGCAGCACAGTTGCCACAGCAACCACAAACTTGCTACCAACAGAAGAAACTATGACAAACATTTCAGATTTGGAAGATACTGTTAAAGTGGAGACTCAAGAGCAGACAAGTGAACAAGAGAACCCACAACCGGAAGAAGGAAAACTTTTGTAA